One bacterium DNA window includes the following coding sequences:
- a CDS encoding sigma-70 family RNA polymerase sigma factor, whose translation MDGPEWSDGELLKWINSGDAAAFETLYGRYGRLVFSLCLRLLRDTTEAEEVSQEAFLRVWCQAARYDPARGSAATWLLTITHHLVIDHVRRRRGDAIPNSPDVDAVTAVAPDDPGERAVTKVLSSQIRRAIQGLAPEQRQAIWLTHVAGFTQREVADTLALPLGTVKSRVRLGLQNLRRLVRGAPAMTPQ comes from the coding sequence GTGGACGGGCCGGAGTGGAGTGACGGCGAGCTTCTCAAGTGGATCAACAGCGGTGATGCGGCCGCCTTCGAGACATTGTACGGACGTTACGGGCGGCTCGTCTTTTCCTTGTGCCTGCGCCTGTTGCGCGATACCACTGAGGCGGAGGAGGTTTCGCAAGAGGCGTTCCTCCGCGTCTGGTGCCAAGCGGCCCGGTACGATCCGGCCCGCGGCTCTGCCGCCACCTGGCTCCTGACGATCACACACCATCTCGTCATCGACCACGTCCGGCGCCGGCGGGGCGATGCCATTCCGAACTCTCCTGATGTCGATGCCGTGACCGCCGTCGCACCCGATGACCCGGGAGAGCGGGCGGTCACCAAGGTCCTGAGTTCCCAGATCCGGCGGGCGATTCAGGGGCTGGCGCCGGAGCAGCGTCAGGCCATCTGGCTCACGCACGTTGCCGGGTTTACCCAACGCGAAGTCGCCGACACGCTGGCACTTCCGCTTGGAACCGTGAAGAGCCGGGTGCGGCTTGGCCTGCAGAACCTGCGGCGGCTCGTGCGGGGAGCGCCCGCGATGACTCCCCAATAG
- a CDS encoding HoxN/HupN/NixA family nickel/cobalt transporter translates to MDKGGPGARAWLGYGGTILGLHVLGILALLPAARLHPALLGMGFLAYALGLRHAFDADHIAAIDNTVRKLVCQDQSPLGAGFYFSLGHSTVVLFMVLATALVARWTQQALPHLQAIGAVIGTTVSGGFLLLIGLLNLFIWLDIFLIFQRMRHGTHDPGELERLLLSRGLIARVAGPLFRLIGRSWHVYPLGFLFGLGFDTASEVALLALSAGAAASALPVWGILALPVLFAAGMSLMDTADGIFMTTAYRWAFGTPLRKIYYNLTVTGLSVVAALLIGLIELMQVFIQALGLGGGFWDRLQALDFGWIGYLLVGLFVVTWSLSYGAWRLLRIEERWG, encoded by the coding sequence ATGGACAAAGGAGGACCGGGAGCAAGAGCGTGGCTTGGATACGGAGGGACAATCCTCGGATTACACGTCCTTGGCATTCTGGCGCTGCTGCCCGCTGCGCGTCTTCACCCTGCGCTCCTGGGCATGGGGTTCCTCGCCTATGCGCTGGGACTCCGTCACGCCTTCGACGCGGATCACATCGCGGCGATCGATAACACCGTCCGAAAGCTGGTGTGTCAGGACCAATCCCCGCTAGGGGCCGGGTTCTACTTTTCATTAGGCCACTCCACGGTGGTCCTGTTCATGGTTCTCGCCACCGCGCTCGTCGCCCGCTGGACCCAGCAGGCGCTCCCCCACCTCCAGGCGATCGGCGCGGTGATCGGCACGACGGTCTCGGGGGGGTTCCTCCTCCTCATCGGCCTGCTCAACCTGTTCATCTGGCTAGACATCTTCCTGATCTTCCAGCGGATGCGGCACGGCACCCACGATCCGGGGGAACTGGAGCGGCTCCTCCTCTCCCGCGGCCTCATCGCCCGCGTCGCCGGCCCGCTCTTTCGCCTGATCGGGCGCAGCTGGCACGTCTACCCGCTGGGGTTCCTCTTCGGGCTGGGATTTGACACCGCGAGTGAAGTCGCGCTGCTCGCGTTATCGGCCGGGGCAGCCGCCAGCGCCCTCCCGGTGTGGGGGATCCTCGCGCTCCCCGTGCTCTTCGCAGCGGGGATGAGCTTGATGGACACGGCCGACGGGATCTTCATGACGACCGCGTACCGCTGGGCCTTTGGGACGCCGCTGCGAAAGATCTATTATAATCTCACGGTCACAGGGCTCTCGGTCGTCGCTGCGCTCCTCATTGGCCTCATCGAGCTCATGCAGGTCTTCATTCAGGCCCTGGGGCTCGGCGGCGGGTTCTGGGACCGCCTGCAGGCCCTAGACTTCGGGTGGATCGGCTACCTGCTCGTCGGCCTGTTTGTCGTCACATGGTCGCTCTCGTACGGGGCATGGCGCCTATTGCGCATTGAGGAGCGCTGGGGCTAA
- a CDS encoding sulfite exporter TauE/SafE family protein, with the protein MRTAFTGTNIRGRATALFAAIIMGLVLSPLSAAAHPLGNFTINHYTAIDAQPDGIHISHILDMAEIPTFQELEHLDETAMERHLAARLPQWGLDLHLAASGVPVPLRLQVATVSCLPGVGGLPILRVEEELWADGSGTSGPSGSRPVDLTYRDGTFPSRVGWKEIIVTGPLVQSSSVPAADRGSNRLRSYPVDLLKSPPDETVARFRIGAAPRQAHPGPLQAKPSINLRLSGCRIAEGATVADAGGQTPGPRYVAESTAFGALFKRIHVGGPLSFEVLALVILGAFVLGAYHALTPGHGKAILAAYFIGSRGTPSQAVLLGTVVTLTHTTGVFVLGFGTLVASRYVVPEKLFPWLSVLSGVMLVGVGGSLLWGRLRTLRAAHALDHHHAHHDHGHGHHHHPHPGEAIRPRDLIMIGITGGMLPCPSALVVMLAAISVGQVGLGLLLISMFSLGLAAVLTAAGLLMVYSRSFMTRLLDSVSDARMPIPGRRLVRPMLRRLPVFSAAAVAALGAVIVIQTIVSLRLIR; encoded by the coding sequence ATGAGGACGGCATTCACCGGGACGAACATCCGCGGACGCGCAACCGCGCTCTTCGCCGCGATCATCATGGGGTTGGTGCTGAGCCCTCTCTCGGCCGCTGCCCATCCACTCGGCAACTTCACCATCAACCATTACACCGCCATCGACGCCCAACCTGACGGCATCCACATCAGCCATATCCTCGACATGGCGGAGATCCCCACCTTTCAGGAGCTGGAGCACCTGGACGAGACTGCGATGGAGCGGCATCTCGCGGCGCGGCTCCCGCAGTGGGGGCTCGACTTGCACCTTGCCGCCAGCGGGGTTCCGGTGCCCCTCCGGCTTCAAGTGGCAACCGTCTCCTGCTTGCCGGGCGTGGGGGGACTTCCGATCCTGCGGGTCGAGGAAGAGCTGTGGGCGGACGGGAGCGGGACCTCGGGCCCAAGCGGGAGCCGGCCGGTTGATCTGACCTATCGAGACGGTACCTTTCCGAGCCGCGTGGGCTGGAAGGAAATTATCGTGACAGGCCCCTTGGTGCAGTCATCATCCGTGCCCGCGGCCGACCGCGGTAGCAACCGCCTGCGGTCCTACCCGGTTGACCTCCTCAAGTCCCCGCCGGACGAGACCGTGGCCCGGTTCCGGATCGGTGCCGCGCCGCGGCAGGCCCATCCCGGGCCACTCCAGGCGAAACCGTCGATCAACCTGCGCCTGTCCGGGTGCCGGATTGCCGAGGGGGCAACCGTGGCCGACGCCGGCGGCCAGACTCCGGGTCCTCGGTATGTCGCGGAGAGCACGGCGTTCGGGGCGCTCTTCAAGCGGATTCATGTTGGGGGCCCTCTCAGCTTTGAGGTACTCGCCCTCGTGATCTTGGGGGCGTTCGTGCTGGGCGCCTACCACGCCTTGACCCCGGGACACGGGAAGGCGATTCTTGCCGCCTACTTCATCGGCTCGCGTGGAACGCCGAGCCAGGCCGTGCTCCTTGGAACCGTGGTCACGCTCACCCACACGACCGGGGTCTTTGTCCTGGGGTTCGGCACACTCGTAGCATCGCGGTATGTGGTCCCGGAGAAACTCTTTCCATGGCTGAGCGTGCTGTCGGGCGTCATGCTTGTGGGGGTGGGAGGCTCGCTCCTGTGGGGCAGACTCCGCACTTTACGCGCCGCGCACGCGCTGGATCACCACCACGCCCATCACGATCATGGCCATGGACATCATCACCACCCGCACCCGGGAGAGGCGATTCGGCCGCGCGACCTCATCATGATCGGCATCACAGGCGGCATGCTCCCCTGCCCTTCCGCCCTGGTCGTGATGCTGGCGGCGATCTCGGTGGGACAGGTCGGGCTGGGCCTCCTGCTGATCTCGATGTTCAGCCTCGGCTTGGCCGCGGTCCTCACCGCCGCCGGCCTGCTGATGGTCTACAGCAGGTCGTTCATGACTCGTCTCTTAGACAGCGTCTCGGATGCGCGGATGCCGATCCCGGGCCGGCGCCTTGTGAGACCGATGCTGCGGCGGCTTCCGGTGTTTTCAGCGGCAGCCGTGGCAGCGCTTGGAGCGGTGATCGTGATTCAGACGATCGTGTCGCTCCGACTCATCCGATAG
- a CDS encoding MGMT family protein — protein MTPQPRVGPRTPPSRFFARVYAVVRRIPRGNVTSYGSIARALGVPQGARTVGWALRACPDDIPWHRVVNVQGKISWRPTGGFTLQRTLLQREGVRFNRQGRINLAKFGWKDL, from the coding sequence ATGACCCCTCAACCCCGCGTCGGTCCGCGTACCCCGCCGTCCAGGTTCTTCGCGCGAGTCTACGCGGTCGTCCGCCGAATTCCTCGCGGCAACGTGACCAGTTACGGGTCGATCGCGCGCGCCCTGGGCGTACCGCAGGGCGCGCGCACGGTCGGCTGGGCACTCAGGGCATGTCCGGACGATATCCCCTGGCACCGCGTCGTGAATGTGCAGGGCAAGATCAGCTGGAGGCCGACCGGCGGATTCACGCTTCAGCGCACCCTCCTGCAGCGGGAGGGCGTCCGGTTCAACCGTCAAGGGCGGATCAACCTGGCGAAGTTTGGCTGGAAGGATCTGTGA
- a CDS encoding ATP-binding protein, whose translation MGIFLEEPHNILVSRATRPGALMRLTTLQWAVGMFSALLGAMMLIVPHRFEAATYAVLQPHLLWWGVAFLLAGAGVLAAALIPLRWLLLFTHLAAGMVLVVLATGFASQDAWPRAINFLVLGLGAALVPFVSRRGKIETSESGCDLLALLVGLGAAATGLIIIAFPGQLGGQFYDLIRAHLPLYGVLFMVTGLALAAAQLRPASSPIIRWALYLAAGSTLLAFAGNTAVVVGDWTGTAYFGGFGALVAMTPWLDPVLGHIDSSSLRIRLALALIVAVAAPLIAAVTIVTDRAELSATSQALTLQETIANTLADDISRYLSFHRAAAAGLAKAINLVQMTPPQQEALLRTLGEEYPDVFTFATYDDRGHPLARGDSFPRESIGGSPVFEQSLRSNAESLAYHVSPLSHRLLFEFGAPLRRPGNSWAGLLVVSVESARVASTIERIGAETKGLAYVVNNQGRLLVHRDAALNGSFLDVSDLPPVANLLVGRSADGVLRYENKNGWQLAGFARVAGTALGVVVERPLAVAVAGAHTGREIAFTILLLMVGGAAVGGILAAGALARPLEALAREARRLGEDDATVALPESSIAEVKDLARTFGEMSGRLSARTQERERAYGALREREARIRSIMDSTSDGFIFVGRDGRVKSMNQRAIELLPTGAAWAGGADFARAVAEIDARPPEREALAATLRLLLEDRDPAGKGDLEVRGSGRVLHWDAQPGKDESGATVGLTITLHDVTEEREVSRMKSDFVSFVTHQLRTPLAGIKWLLELAAETQDTGELQAYIQDAREANERLVNLVNDLLDISRLESGRLAVSLQELNLGTMTESVLEELGPLIKEKGHRLSVSGVERVPPIVADPQLLRQVVINLVSNAIKYTPPPGEIALQMRPENGSVQWAIQDNGIGVPKDAQPRLFEKFYRADNVHKIETEGTGLGLYLVRLIVERFGGRIWCESEEGKGSTFLFTVPLPGGKDTWTHPASGS comes from the coding sequence GTGGGCATTTTCCTGGAAGAACCCCACAACATCCTCGTCAGTCGCGCCACGAGGCCGGGAGCGTTGATGCGGCTTACCACGCTGCAGTGGGCAGTGGGCATGTTTTCCGCCCTGTTGGGGGCGATGATGCTCATTGTCCCGCACCGGTTCGAGGCCGCGACCTACGCGGTGCTCCAACCGCATCTGCTGTGGTGGGGGGTGGCGTTCCTGCTGGCAGGGGCCGGCGTATTGGCTGCGGCGTTGATTCCTCTGAGGTGGCTGCTGCTCTTCACCCACCTCGCCGCCGGGATGGTGCTGGTCGTCCTCGCGACCGGCTTTGCCTCTCAGGATGCGTGGCCTAGAGCGATAAACTTCCTGGTCCTGGGACTGGGCGCCGCGCTTGTTCCGTTCGTCTCTCGCCGGGGTAAGATCGAGACGAGCGAGTCCGGCTGCGATCTCCTGGCGCTGTTGGTGGGGCTGGGGGCCGCCGCCACCGGGCTGATCATCATCGCGTTTCCCGGTCAGCTCGGGGGGCAGTTCTACGATCTGATCCGGGCACATCTGCCGCTATACGGCGTGCTGTTTATGGTCACCGGGCTTGCGCTCGCCGCGGCCCAGCTCCGCCCCGCCTCGTCTCCCATTATCAGATGGGCCTTGTACCTGGCCGCGGGCTCCACGCTGCTCGCGTTCGCGGGGAATACCGCCGTGGTCGTCGGGGACTGGACCGGCACTGCGTATTTCGGCGGGTTCGGCGCCCTCGTGGCGATGACCCCCTGGTTGGACCCGGTGCTCGGACACATCGATTCGTCATCGCTCCGAATCCGGCTGGCGCTGGCCCTGATCGTCGCCGTGGCGGCTCCGCTGATCGCCGCGGTCACCATCGTGACGGACCGGGCCGAGCTGTCCGCGACCAGCCAGGCCCTAACACTCCAAGAGACGATCGCGAATACGCTTGCCGATGACATTTCGCGCTACCTGTCGTTCCACCGGGCCGCCGCCGCCGGGTTGGCCAAGGCGATCAATTTGGTCCAGATGACCCCTCCTCAACAAGAGGCGCTGCTACGGACCCTCGGCGAGGAGTACCCGGATGTCTTTACGTTTGCGACCTACGACGATCGAGGGCACCCGCTGGCCCGCGGCGACTCGTTTCCGCGGGAGTCCATTGGGGGATCCCCGGTGTTCGAGCAGTCCCTTCGAAGCAACGCCGAGTCGCTGGCCTACCATGTGTCGCCGCTCAGCCACCGCCTGCTCTTCGAGTTCGGAGCGCCGCTCCGCCGGCCCGGCAACTCCTGGGCCGGGTTGCTCGTGGTGTCGGTCGAGTCCGCCCGTGTCGCCTCAACGATCGAACGAATCGGTGCCGAGACCAAAGGCCTGGCCTATGTGGTCAACAACCAGGGCCGTCTCCTCGTGCATCGGGATGCCGCTCTCAACGGATCCTTCCTTGACGTCTCGGATTTGCCCCCGGTCGCCAACCTGCTCGTGGGGCGCAGCGCCGACGGCGTGCTGAGGTACGAGAACAAGAATGGCTGGCAACTGGCCGGGTTCGCGCGCGTGGCGGGGACCGCACTGGGCGTCGTCGTAGAGCGTCCGCTCGCGGTCGCCGTCGCCGGCGCGCACACCGGCCGGGAGATCGCGTTTACGATTCTGCTCTTGATGGTGGGCGGGGCGGCGGTCGGGGGGATCCTCGCGGCGGGCGCCCTGGCGCGGCCGCTCGAGGCGCTGGCGCGTGAGGCGAGACGGCTCGGCGAGGATGACGCCACGGTGGCCCTGCCCGAGAGCAGTATTGCAGAGGTGAAGGACTTGGCGCGCACGTTCGGCGAGATGAGCGGCCGTCTGTCCGCGCGGACGCAGGAGCGCGAGCGCGCCTATGGGGCCCTACGCGAGCGCGAAGCCCGGATCCGTTCGATCATGGATTCCACGTCCGACGGGTTCATCTTCGTCGGCCGGGACGGCCGGGTCAAGTCCATGAACCAGCGGGCCATCGAGTTGCTTCCCACCGGAGCCGCGTGGGCCGGCGGCGCGGACTTTGCGCGCGCGGTGGCAGAGATCGACGCGCGTCCGCCGGAGCGCGAAGCGCTGGCCGCAACACTCCGATTGCTCCTCGAGGACCGCGACCCGGCGGGGAAGGGAGATCTCGAGGTCCGGGGAAGCGGGCGCGTGCTTCACTGGGATGCCCAGCCCGGCAAGGATGAATCGGGAGCCACGGTCGGCCTCACCATTACGCTCCACGATGTGACCGAGGAGCGCGAGGTCAGCCGCATGAAGTCCGACTTCGTCTCCTTCGTCACGCACCAGCTGCGGACGCCGCTGGCGGGGATCAAGTGGCTGCTCGAGCTGGCCGCCGAGACCCAAGACACCGGGGAGCTCCAAGCCTACATCCAAGACGCCCGGGAGGCCAACGAGCGGTTGGTGAACCTGGTCAATGACCTCTTGGACATCTCCCGGCTCGAGAGCGGGCGGTTGGCCGTGTCGCTCCAGGAGCTCAATTTGGGCACGATGACGGAGAGTGTGCTCGAGGAGCTGGGCCCGCTCATCAAAGAGAAGGGGCATCGATTGTCGGTGAGCGGGGTGGAGAGGGTCCCACCGATCGTGGCCGACCCGCAGCTGCTCCGCCAGGTGGTCATCAACCTCGTCTCCAACGCGATCAAGTACACCCCCCCGCCGGGAGAGATCGCACTCCAGATGCGCCCGGAGAACGGCTCGGTGCAGTGGGCAATTCAGGATAACGGCATCGGGGTGCCCAAGGACGCCCAGCCCCGCCTGTTTGAGAAGTTCTATCGGGCGGACAACGTGCACAAAATCGAAACCGAGGGGACGGGATTGGGCCTCTACCTCGTCCGGCTGATCGTCGAGCGGTTCGGCGGCCGGATCTGGTGCGAGTCTGAGGAGGGCAAGGGCTCGACCTTCCTCTTTACCGTTCCCCTCCCTGGAGGGAAGGACACGTGGACGCATCCCGCAAGCGGGTCTTGA
- a CDS encoding response regulator, with translation MDASRKRVLIVEDDRFLRRACQARLEQQGYTILTAQDGEEAVRVARTEIPDLILLDLLMPKLHGLEVLRILRAEEGTRAIPVLVLSNSSRQGDMDDIQRLGISGYFVKANLSLQDLSHQVKLVLESSAPAGGTDAAHPGR, from the coding sequence GTGGACGCATCCCGCAAGCGGGTCTTGATCGTCGAAGACGACCGCTTTCTCCGGAGGGCCTGTCAGGCGCGCCTGGAGCAGCAGGGCTACACCATCCTCACGGCCCAGGACGGCGAGGAGGCCGTCCGGGTCGCCAGGACGGAGATCCCCGATCTGATCCTGCTCGATCTCTTAATGCCGAAGCTGCACGGCCTCGAGGTGCTGCGTATCCTGAGGGCGGAGGAAGGGACCCGAGCCATCCCGGTCCTGGTCCTCTCCAACTCGTCCCGCCAGGGGGACATGGACGACATCCAAAGGCTCGGAATCTCCGGGTACTTCGTGAAGGCGAATCTCTCGCTCCAAGATCTCAGCCATCAAGTCAAGCTGGTGCTCGAGTCTTCCGCGCCGGCAGGGGGAACGGATGCAGCGCATCCTGGTCGTTGA
- a CDS encoding response regulator encodes MQRILVVEDDRFLRKAAEAALRRQGFTVLVAADGEEGLRVARSELPDLVLLDLIMPGLQGFEVLKLLKAEAATSAIPVIILSNLGQDSDVKAAMDAGAVDYLVKANLALDTLVARVKTLFEARTP; translated from the coding sequence ATGCAGCGCATCCTGGTCGTTGAGGACGACCGGTTCCTGCGAAAGGCGGCCGAAGCCGCGCTCCGACGCCAGGGGTTTACCGTGCTTGTGGCCGCGGACGGGGAGGAGGGACTGCGGGTGGCCCGGTCCGAGCTTCCCGATCTCGTGCTCCTGGATCTGATCATGCCCGGGCTGCAGGGCTTCGAAGTGCTGAAGCTGCTCAAGGCGGAAGCCGCCACCTCGGCGATCCCGGTGATCATCCTCAGCAACCTCGGTCAGGATTCCGACGTGAAGGCGGCGATGGACGCGGGGGCCGTCGATTACCTGGTCAAGGCCAACCTGGCGTTGGACACGCTCGTGGCGCGGGTGAAAACGCTGTTCGAGGCGCGGACGCCGTGA
- a CDS encoding GspE/PulE family protein codes for MTSGLRVSDAELKTLLVTQLEVMDESEFERVRALAARFKIPFEQAVVERGGIPLRFLLEQLGKLWGVEFTELRAANVSPEAIRSVPEEYARAHLLIPFDRRDGSLHVAMWDPRDQAAIEEIQRMAWMKVVPYLATDTAIHRALLQYKGDLRAILERVAEQQQPGTAEPDDEGKSAIELLDSILEYAAVSEASDIHIEPFELEGVVRFRVDGALQDVLSLPTSRLPSLVARVKIQSEMRIDEKRAPQDGRFDAAYGGLKLDLRVSSMPTHWGEKIVIRVLSKERSLLDLEDLGLSPADREIIVRNIQRPFGMILITGPTGSGKTTTLYATINRLHVERHNVVNISTVEDPVEYTIPRVNQVSINPVAGLNFATGLRALLRQDPDIIMVGEIRDHETVEMAVRAALVGRLLLSTLHTNEATVVVPRLLDMGVEPFLINSTLILVIAQRLVRKICVHCRQSVPLDRTFLERLRARSDYEETIHVLQTQGVLGKAADPLVGIHTFKGRGCSQCLNTGYRGRMGVFELLEITDPIRTLILERGDAGMIRRAAIAGGMRTMFWDGLAKAFMGETTIEEIFRVAL; via the coding sequence GTGACGTCGGGGCTGCGGGTCAGCGATGCCGAACTCAAGACCCTCCTCGTGACCCAACTGGAGGTCATGGACGAGTCCGAGTTCGAGCGGGTGCGGGCGCTCGCCGCTCGGTTCAAGATCCCCTTTGAGCAGGCGGTCGTCGAGCGAGGCGGGATCCCCCTGCGGTTCCTCTTGGAGCAGCTCGGCAAGCTCTGGGGCGTCGAATTCACCGAGCTGCGCGCCGCCAACGTCAGTCCCGAAGCGATCCGGTCGGTGCCCGAGGAGTACGCCCGGGCGCATCTCCTGATCCCCTTCGATCGCCGGGATGGGTCCCTGCACGTGGCCATGTGGGATCCACGGGACCAGGCGGCGATCGAGGAGATCCAACGGATGGCGTGGATGAAGGTCGTCCCGTATCTCGCGACCGACACCGCGATCCATCGCGCCCTCCTCCAATACAAGGGCGACCTGCGCGCCATCCTCGAGCGCGTGGCGGAACAGCAACAACCCGGGACCGCGGAGCCGGATGATGAGGGGAAGTCGGCGATCGAACTGCTCGACAGCATCCTCGAGTACGCGGCGGTGTCCGAGGCGTCCGACATCCACATCGAGCCGTTCGAACTCGAGGGCGTGGTTCGGTTCCGCGTCGACGGCGCGCTCCAGGACGTCCTCAGCCTCCCCACCAGCCGGCTGCCGTCGCTGGTCGCGCGCGTCAAAATCCAGAGCGAGATGCGGATCGATGAAAAACGGGCGCCGCAGGACGGACGGTTCGACGCGGCGTACGGCGGGTTGAAGCTGGACCTACGCGTCTCTTCCATGCCGACCCACTGGGGGGAGAAGATCGTCATCCGGGTGCTCAGCAAGGAGCGGTCGCTGCTCGATCTGGAGGATCTTGGGCTCTCCCCCGCCGACCGCGAGATCATCGTGCGAAACATCCAGCGTCCCTTCGGGATGATCCTGATCACGGGCCCGACCGGCTCGGGCAAGACGACGACGCTCTACGCCACCATCAATCGCCTGCACGTCGAGCGGCACAACGTCGTGAACATCTCCACGGTTGAGGATCCGGTCGAATACACGATTCCACGGGTGAACCAGGTCTCGATCAACCCGGTGGCCGGCCTCAACTTCGCCACCGGCCTTCGCGCGCTGTTGCGACAGGACCCCGACATCATCATGGTAGGGGAGATCCGGGACCATGAGACCGTCGAGATGGCCGTCCGGGCCGCGCTCGTCGGGCGGCTGCTCCTGTCCACGCTCCATACGAACGAGGCCACGGTGGTGGTGCCGCGCCTCCTGGATATGGGGGTCGAGCCGTTCCTGATCAACTCCACCCTGATTCTCGTGATTGCCCAGCGGCTCGTCCGGAAGATCTGCGTGCACTGCCGTCAGAGTGTCCCGCTCGACCGGACGTTCCTCGAGCGCCTGCGCGCCCGGTCCGACTACGAGGAGACGATCCACGTGCTCCAGACTCAAGGGGTCCTCGGGAAAGCCGCCGATCCGTTGGTCGGGATCCACACGTTCAAAGGTCGCGGCTGTTCGCAGTGCCTCAACACCGGCTATCGTGGTCGCATGGGGGTGTTCGAACTGCTCGAGATCACCGATCCCATCCGGACGTTGATCCTGGAGCGGGGCGACGCGGGCATGATCCGGAGGGCGGCCATCGCCGGAGGGATGCGGACGATGTTCTGGGACGGCCTCGCGAAGGCATTCATGGGCGAGACCACGATCGAAGAGATCTTTCGCGTGGCCCTGTAA
- a CDS encoding LLM class flavin-dependent oxidoreductase — protein MRRGFALFAGTAPEIVGASAREAEALGYSSFWVNYPGAIDGLVALAPAARETRHVELGVGVIPLYTRGPDSIDQGVRANDLPLPRLLLGVGSANPGALARVREGVATLRAHLPVRLVVAALGPQMCRLAGEVADAVLFNWLTPEHARRSTAWVRDGAAAAGREPPQRFAYVRVALGPAACDKLALEGNRYAAIPAYGAHFARMRVTPMDTAIAAERPDAIPPAVEKWQGAVDEVVLRAITGADTVEEYLALLRAAKP, from the coding sequence ATGAGACGAGGCTTTGCACTGTTCGCGGGCACCGCGCCCGAGATCGTCGGCGCGTCGGCGAGGGAGGCCGAGGCGCTCGGGTATAGTTCCTTCTGGGTCAACTATCCCGGCGCGATCGATGGGCTGGTCGCGCTTGCGCCGGCGGCGCGCGAGACACGGCACGTCGAGCTCGGGGTCGGGGTGATTCCCCTGTACACGCGCGGACCAGACAGCATCGACCAGGGCGTGCGGGCCAACGACCTTCCCCTCCCCCGTCTCCTCCTGGGCGTCGGAAGTGCGAACCCGGGGGCCCTTGCGCGTGTCCGCGAAGGGGTCGCCACTCTGCGGGCCCACCTCCCTGTCCGCCTCGTCGTGGCCGCGCTCGGTCCGCAGATGTGCCGCTTGGCCGGAGAGGTCGCCGACGCCGTGCTGTTCAATTGGCTGACTCCCGAACACGCGCGTCGATCCACCGCGTGGGTGCGTGACGGCGCAGCCGCAGCGGGTCGCGAACCGCCCCAGCGCTTCGCGTATGTCCGCGTGGCCCTCGGGCCGGCGGCCTGCGACAAACTGGCGCTGGAGGGGAACCGGTACGCAGCGATCCCGGCGTACGGGGCCCACTTTGCGCGCATGAGGGTCACGCCGATGGACACGGCCATCGCGGCCGAGCGTCCGGACGCCATCCCGCCGGCGGTTGAGAAATGGCAGGGCGCGGTCGACGAGGTCGTCCTCCGCGCCATCACCGGGGCGGACACGGTCGAAGAATACCTGGCGCTTCTACGGGCGGCGAAGCCGTAG
- a CDS encoding quinone oxidoreductase gives MNAIRVHAVGGPEVLCLEELPTPTPGRGEALVKIEAAGVNYTDIYYRMGWTKAAVPFTVGVEGAGTVEALGPEVGGLKQGDRVAYTGSLGAYADYASVPVWRLVRLPGGTDARTAAAAMLQGMTAHYLCHSTYPLKSGQTALVHAAAGGVGLLLVQMIKMLGARVIGTVSTEEKVRLAREAGADEVIMYTKADFEAETKRLTDGRGVDVVYDSVGKTTFDKSLNCLVPRGYLVLFGQSSGPAPPLDPQVLIKGSLFLTRPTLGNYTATSEEINERAGDVLGWVASNRLRVRIEATLPLAEAAEAHKRLAGRGTSGKLLLIPR, from the coding sequence GTGAACGCGATCCGTGTGCATGCCGTTGGGGGACCTGAAGTGTTGTGTCTCGAGGAGCTGCCGACACCCACGCCGGGACGTGGGGAGGCGCTCGTGAAGATCGAGGCCGCCGGGGTGAATTATACCGATATCTATTATCGGATGGGCTGGACGAAAGCCGCAGTCCCCTTCACCGTGGGCGTGGAAGGGGCGGGGACCGTGGAGGCGCTCGGGCCAGAGGTCGGCGGGCTCAAGCAGGGCGACCGGGTTGCGTACACCGGGTCGCTTGGCGCCTACGCGGATTACGCGTCCGTACCGGTGTGGCGGCTGGTCCGGCTTCCCGGCGGTACGGATGCGCGCACCGCCGCGGCCGCGATGCTGCAGGGGATGACCGCGCACTACCTCTGTCACAGCACGTACCCGCTCAAGTCCGGCCAGACCGCCCTCGTCCATGCCGCGGCCGGAGGGGTCGGGCTCCTCCTGGTGCAGATGATAAAGATGCTGGGCGCCCGGGTGATCGGCACCGTGTCGACAGAGGAGAAGGTCAGGCTCGCGCGGGAGGCCGGGGCCGATGAGGTGATCATGTATACGAAGGCGGACTTCGAGGCGGAGACGAAGCGGCTCACGGACGGCCGCGGGGTCGACGTCGTCTACGATTCTGTCGGGAAGACCACGTTCGACAAAAGCCTCAATTGTCTCGTCCCGCGAGGGTACCTCGTGCTCTTCGGCCAGTCGAGCGGGCCCGCGCCGCCGCTCGATCCGCAGGTCCTCATCAAGGGATCGTTGTTCCTCACCCGCCCCACCCTCGGAAACTATACGGCCACGTCCGAGGAGATCAATGAACGGGCCGGAGACGTGCTGGGGTGGGTCGCGTCGAACCGGCTGCGCGTGCGGATCGAGGCCACGCTTCCCCTGGCGGAGGCCGCGGAAGCCCACAAGCGGCTCGCCGGGAGAGGGACCTCGGGGAAGCTCCTGTTGATTCCGCGATGA